One window of Cohnella hashimotonis genomic DNA carries:
- a CDS encoding N-acetylglucosamine kinase: protein MKYYLGVDGGGSKTYALVADDRGRVVGKGKSGNGNHQIDREVARRSIREATEMALADAGVSREQVASACFGLAGADREADFRILRPMIAELGFAKHEIHCDTIIAMRAGTSRPYGVVLICGSGTNGAGLNPAGESLQVGGFTYMTGDFGGGMALAVEAFRTVIRAWDGREEATALTPLVLAETGYATVEEMFHDYLDRDLQPPLSLAKLLFEAAEGGDAAAQAILRKQGEESGLQASALIRRLGMSDETFDVVMAGSILTRGKGDWVHAGIRKAVAAAAPKASVVKLAVEPVVGALWLAFEADGPLPETARETLKDAAEFEAI from the coding sequence GGACGGGTCGTCGGGAAGGGCAAGAGCGGCAACGGCAATCATCAGATCGACCGGGAAGTCGCGCGGCGCAGCATCAGGGAGGCGACGGAGATGGCGCTTGCCGATGCGGGCGTCTCGCGGGAGCAAGTGGCGTCCGCCTGCTTCGGCTTGGCCGGCGCCGACCGCGAAGCGGACTTCCGGATCTTGCGTCCGATGATCGCGGAGCTCGGCTTCGCGAAGCACGAGATTCATTGCGACACCATCATCGCCATGCGCGCTGGTACGAGCCGCCCTTACGGCGTCGTGCTCATCTGCGGCAGCGGCACCAACGGCGCGGGCCTGAATCCCGCCGGAGAGAGCCTCCAGGTCGGCGGGTTCACCTATATGACGGGAGATTTCGGCGGAGGGATGGCGCTGGCTGTCGAGGCTTTCCGCACGGTCATACGCGCTTGGGACGGACGCGAGGAGGCGACCGCTCTTACGCCGCTCGTGCTGGCGGAGACGGGTTACGCTACCGTCGAAGAGATGTTTCACGATTATCTGGACCGCGATCTGCAGCCGCCGTTGAGCCTTGCCAAGCTGCTCTTCGAGGCCGCCGAGGGCGGAGACGCTGCCGCGCAAGCGATTCTGCGCAAGCAGGGCGAAGAGTCGGGGCTGCAGGCGAGTGCCCTCATCCGCAGGCTCGGCATGTCGGACGAGACGTTCGACGTCGTCATGGCCGGCAGCATCCTGACGCGGGGCAAGGGAGATTGGGTGCATGCCGGAATCCGCAAAGCGGTGGCGGCTGCGGCGCCGAAGGCTTCGGTGGTGAAGCTGGCGGTCGAGCCGGTCGTGGGCGCGCTGTGGCTGGCGTTCGAAGCCGACGGCCCGCTGCCGGAGACGGCGCGCGAGACGCTCAAGGACGCGGCGGAATTCGAAGCGATCTGA
- a CDS encoding 6-phospho-beta-glucosidase, with protein sequence MAQGLKVAVIGGGSSYTPEIVEGFIDRYDRLPVRELWLVDIEAGRHKLEIVGALAKRMVEKSGLPISVHLTLNRREAIEGADFISTQMRVGLLEARKWDEHIPNLHGVIGQETTGPGGMMKALRTIPALLDICRDIEELAPNAWLLNFTNPAGMVTEAIRRYSKVRSIGLCNAPIGLTKWLSKKYDTTPSRIYTEFVGLNHLHWVTRIEIEGVDRLSELLDKRQEYSGKNVPASEWDPDFLRSLGGFPSYYLKYFYMTDVMLEEQLESLKNGGTRAEVVKKVEDELFELYKDPNLQEKPKQLEQRGGAYYSEAAVNLMESLYGDKRDIQTLNVPNGNTLDFLPPDACIEVNCVVTGQGPLALPVTQVPEQAKGLIHAVKTYERLTIRAAVEGDRDVALQAMAAHPLVPSVRVAKQLLDEMLEKNRPYLPAFF encoded by the coding sequence ATGGCGCAAGGACTCAAGGTGGCCGTCATCGGCGGAGGTTCCTCGTATACGCCGGAGATTGTGGAAGGCTTCATCGACCGGTACGACAGGCTCCCGGTCCGGGAGCTGTGGCTCGTCGACATCGAGGCGGGACGGCACAAGCTCGAGATCGTCGGCGCGCTCGCGAAGCGCATGGTGGAGAAATCGGGCCTGCCGATCAGCGTTCATCTGACGCTGAACCGGCGAGAGGCGATCGAAGGCGCGGACTTCATCTCCACGCAGATGCGCGTCGGCTTGCTCGAAGCCCGCAAGTGGGACGAGCACATCCCGAATCTGCACGGCGTCATCGGTCAGGAGACGACCGGTCCCGGCGGCATGATGAAGGCGCTGCGTACGATTCCTGCGCTGCTCGACATCTGCCGGGACATCGAGGAGCTGGCGCCAAACGCTTGGCTGCTGAATTTCACCAATCCGGCAGGTATGGTCACGGAGGCGATCCGCCGCTATTCCAAGGTGCGCAGCATCGGTCTGTGCAACGCGCCGATCGGCCTCACGAAATGGCTCAGCAAGAAGTACGATACGACGCCGTCGCGCATTTATACGGAGTTTGTCGGGCTCAATCATCTGCACTGGGTGACGCGCATCGAGATCGAGGGCGTAGACCGGCTGTCCGAGCTGCTCGACAAGCGTCAGGAATACAGCGGCAAAAACGTGCCCGCTTCCGAGTGGGACCCGGACTTCCTCCGCTCGCTGGGCGGCTTTCCTTCGTACTACCTCAAATATTTTTACATGACGGACGTCATGCTCGAGGAGCAGCTTGAATCGCTGAAGAACGGCGGCACGCGCGCCGAGGTCGTGAAGAAGGTCGAGGACGAGCTGTTCGAGCTGTACAAGGATCCGAATCTGCAGGAGAAGCCCAAGCAGCTGGAGCAACGCGGGGGCGCCTATTATTCGGAAGCGGCGGTGAACCTGATGGAGTCTCTCTACGGCGACAAACGCGATATCCAGACGTTAAACGTGCCGAACGGCAATACGCTCGATTTTCTCCCGCCGGACGCCTGTATCGAGGTGAACTGCGTCGTGACGGGCCAGGGACCGCTGGCGCTGCCGGTGACGCAGGTGCCCGAGCAAGCCAAGGGACTTATTCATGCCGTCAAAACGTACGAACGTCTGACGATCCGCGCGGCCGTGGAGGGCGACCGGGACGTGGCGCTGCAGGCGATGGCTGCGCATCCGCTCGTGCCGTCCGTTCGCGTGGCGAAGCAGCTGCTGGACGAGATGCTGGAGAAGAATCGGCCGTATCTTCCTGCGTTTTTCTAA